The following proteins come from a genomic window of Mammaliicoccus sp. Marseille-Q6498:
- a CDS encoding cyclase family protein has product MWIDITQKLTNNIANWPGDEPFHFELSATKEETGSVNIGSISTSAHIGTHMDAPFHFDNDGIKIHEIDVNRLIGPATLIEIIDKDVITRETLETFDIKGTILMIKTKNEAQPEVFPKAVPVLTEDAIRYLSEIGIKVFGIDVPSVDHIDSKELENHHAFNRYDIINIENLLLEHVSAGYYQFIGLPLNIEGADGSPIRAVISKGEETK; this is encoded by the coding sequence ATGTGGATTGATATCACACAAAAATTAACAAACAATATTGCAAATTGGCCGGGAGATGAGCCGTTTCATTTTGAATTATCAGCTACGAAAGAAGAAACAGGTTCAGTGAATATTGGTAGTATTTCTACAAGTGCACACATTGGCACGCATATGGATGCGCCATTTCATTTTGATAATGACGGCATCAAAATACATGAAATCGATGTGAATAGACTAATCGGACCTGCTACATTAATTGAAATAATAGATAAAGATGTTATCACGCGTGAGACTTTAGAAACGTTTGATATTAAAGGAACAATTTTGATGATTAAGACTAAAAACGAAGCACAGCCCGAAGTATTTCCAAAAGCGGTGCCTGTCTTAACTGAAGATGCGATTCGCTATTTATCAGAAATTGGGATAAAAGTATTCGGAATTGACGTACCTTCAGTAGATCATATCGATTCAAAAGAACTAGAAAACCATCATGCCTTTAATCGATATGACATCATCAACATTGAAAATTTATTACTAGAACATGTATCAGCTGGTTACTATCAATTTATAGGATTACCGTTAAACATTGAAGGGGCAGACGGATCACCTATAAGAGCAGTTATTTCGAAAGGGGAAGAAACAAAATGA
- a CDS encoding tryptophan 2,3-dioxygenase family protein, which yields MSNFQDDSIKGEKVKTDFTEDMTYSEYLGLDKILSAQHTLTDAHDEKLFIIVHQVSELWMNLIIHEINSACEDIKTDQHKQAFKKLARVGNIQKQLIQVWEVLSTMTPSDYLKFRDELGNSSGFQSFQNRMIEYSLGYKTTHALKIYEKDPKIYNQLKTQLEKPSIYDETIKAVHRAGFEIDESVLNRTVTDNYIPNDSVKNAFKEIYLNSEEHFELYELLEKLTDVEDRYSQWRFRHMKTVQRIIGFKMGTGGSSGVNYLKRVIDQNFFPELWELRTEL from the coding sequence ATGAGCAATTTTCAAGACGATTCAATCAAAGGGGAAAAAGTAAAAACAGATTTTACAGAAGATATGACATACAGTGAATATTTAGGATTAGATAAAATCTTATCCGCACAACATACTTTAACAGACGCACATGACGAAAAATTATTTATCATCGTCCATCAAGTATCTGAACTATGGATGAACCTTATTATTCATGAAATTAATTCAGCATGCGAAGATATTAAAACGGACCAACATAAACAAGCTTTTAAAAAATTAGCAAGAGTCGGGAATATTCAAAAACAATTAATACAAGTTTGGGAAGTCCTTTCAACTATGACACCAAGCGACTATTTGAAATTTAGAGATGAATTAGGAAACTCATCAGGATTTCAATCATTTCAAAATAGAATGATAGAATATAGCCTCGGCTATAAGACAACACACGCACTTAAAATATATGAAAAAGACCCAAAAATTTATAACCAATTAAAAACACAACTCGAAAAACCAAGTATATACGACGAAACAATCAAAGCTGTACATAGAGCAGGATTTGAAATAGACGAATCAGTATTAAACAGAACAGTTACAGACAATTACATACCAAATGATTCAGTAAAAAATGCATTTAAAGAAATATACTTAAACTCAGAAGAACACTTCGAACTGTATGAATTATTAGAAAAACTGACAGACGTAGAAGACAGATATAGTCAATGGCGATTCAGACATATGAAGACCGTACAAAGAATAATAGGATTTAAAATGGGAACAGGCGGAAGCTCAGGCGTGAACTACTTAAAACGCGTTATCGATCAAAACTTCTTCCCAGAACTGTGGGAATTAAGAACAGAATTGTAG
- a CDS encoding gluconate:H+ symporter, protein MLGEIWPLISVVIGVLILLILIMVLKLNTFIALIMTSMITGIILGMPLDKIVETIEKGMGDTLGHIAIIFGLGSILGKLLSEGGGATKIADSLINTFGKKYVTWAMIIASFIIGISLFLEVAFVLLIPLVFTLAKRMQISNLRVGLPMATSIAVTHGFLPPHPGPVAIAEALNANIGQVLLYGLIIGIPLAIVVGGIFPKFAYIISPKSFEKEGNTASVAVMKDFSNEKLPGFGISILTALLPVILMLFATSVQLITGHQDGPTNWFESVVYLIGSSVTAMLIAVLFAIYSMGLRQTRTMSEIMKTFEQAIGPIAMLLLIIGGGGTFKQILIDGGVGDTISSIFHGTEMSPIFLAWLAAAILRVALGSTTVAAISSVGIVLPLLQHSPDVNLSLVVLAIGAGSIFCSHVNDAGFWMFKEYFGLTIKETFLTWTLLESVLSVLGLVFILIVNMMI, encoded by the coding sequence TTTGATCATGGTTTTAAAACTGAATACTTTTATTGCACTTATTATGACTTCAATGATTACCGGGATCATATTAGGTATGCCACTAGATAAAATCGTAGAAACAATTGAAAAAGGTATGGGTGACACTTTAGGTCATATCGCAATTATATTCGGATTAGGTTCTATATTAGGTAAATTATTATCAGAAGGTGGAGGCGCAACTAAGATTGCCGATAGTTTAATTAATACATTCGGTAAGAAGTATGTCACTTGGGCAATGATTATTGCTTCATTCATCATTGGGATTTCATTATTTTTAGAAGTAGCATTCGTATTACTGATTCCATTAGTATTTACTTTAGCAAAAAGAATGCAAATTTCTAATTTAAGAGTTGGGTTACCAATGGCTACATCCATTGCCGTAACACACGGATTTTTACCACCTCATCCAGGTCCAGTAGCGATAGCAGAAGCTTTAAATGCGAATATTGGACAAGTATTATTGTACGGATTAATTATAGGCATACCATTAGCTATTGTTGTTGGGGGTATTTTCCCGAAATTTGCATATATCATTTCACCAAAATCTTTTGAAAAAGAAGGTAATACAGCGAGTGTTGCTGTGATGAAAGACTTTAGCAACGAAAAATTGCCTGGGTTTGGTATAAGTATACTAACTGCTTTGTTACCAGTTATCTTAATGTTATTTGCTACAAGTGTTCAATTAATAACAGGACATCAAGATGGTCCAACGAACTGGTTTGAATCAGTCGTTTATTTAATTGGATCTTCTGTAACAGCAATGTTAATAGCAGTATTATTTGCCATTTACTCTATGGGATTAAGACAAACAAGAACAATGTCAGAAATTATGAAGACATTTGAACAAGCTATCGGACCAATCGCAATGCTGTTATTAATCATTGGTGGCGGCGGAACATTTAAACAAATATTGATTGATGGTGGCGTTGGAGATACAATTTCTTCAATTTTCCATGGTACCGAAATGTCGCCAATCTTTTTAGCGTGGTTAGCAGCAGCAATTTTAAGAGTTGCATTAGGGTCTACAACAGTAGCGGCCATATCATCAGTAGGCATTGTGTTACCATTATTACAACATTCCCCAGACGTAAACTTGTCATTAGTCGTATTAGCAATCGGAGCAGGAAGTATATTCTGTTCACACGTTAATGATGCAGGGTTCTGGATGTTTAAAGAGTATTTCGGATTAACAATAAAAGAAACATTCCTAACATGGACACTACTAGAATCCGTATTGTCAGTACTAGGATTAGTCTTTATATTAATAGTAAATATGATGATTTAG